A genome region from Maridesulfovibrio salexigens DSM 2638 includes the following:
- the mnmG gene encoding tRNA uridine-5-carboxymethylaminomethyl(34) synthesis enzyme MnmG, with protein MIRKQPPPEKFDLIVAGAGHAGCEAAMAAANLGLKTLLLTINVDRIGHLSCNPAIGGLAKGHMVKEIDALGGCMGIWSDKAGIQFRILNTRKGPAVRASRAQMDRNEYMRVVQKDIFSQDNLWVRQAMAESLIVEDGKAAGVVTQIGEKFHARSVMLTTGTFLQGLMHIGLENFSGGRMGDPASVGMSKSLKDAGLTLGRLKTGTTPRLLKDSIDYDKLEEQRGDDPPQPFSFRTKEISLPQVSCHITYTNEKAHEAIRSGFERSPMFTGVIKGTGARYCPSIEDKVARFPEKDRHQIFLEPEGYDSPEVYPSGIPTSLPLDVQKRMIHSIEGLEQAQIVRPGYAIEYDFVPPTQLLPTLETKVLPGLYLAGQINGTSGYEEAAAQGLWAACNAFCKLTGRDPFLLSRDQAYIAVLVDDLVTKGTLEPYRMFTSRAEYRLLLREGNADLRLTEIGRELGLVKDDHWALYSAKKKGLDEVLAMMNSTQIKPDQPTREIITKIGGTVPNKSVPLAAVLRQPELSITDMIHFKPEIENYADDIIAEAETQIKYEGYLVRQQELVDKFRKMESVSLPEDIDYSAVAGLTREAVEKLTEVRPLTLGQASRISGITPAAVSSIEIHLKKIGAI; from the coding sequence ATGATCAGAAAACAGCCGCCGCCGGAAAAATTCGACCTTATTGTCGCAGGTGCGGGCCATGCTGGTTGCGAAGCAGCTATGGCTGCCGCAAACCTTGGCCTGAAAACCCTGCTTTTGACCATCAATGTGGATCGTATCGGTCATTTGTCATGCAACCCTGCCATCGGCGGGCTTGCCAAGGGGCACATGGTCAAGGAAATTGATGCACTGGGTGGCTGCATGGGCATCTGGTCTGACAAAGCCGGAATCCAGTTCCGTATCCTGAATACCCGCAAAGGACCTGCTGTACGCGCCAGCCGTGCACAGATGGACCGCAATGAGTACATGCGAGTGGTCCAGAAGGATATCTTTTCACAGGACAACCTCTGGGTCCGGCAGGCTATGGCGGAATCCCTGATCGTTGAAGACGGCAAGGCTGCGGGCGTTGTGACCCAGATCGGAGAAAAATTCCATGCCCGCTCGGTAATGCTGACCACAGGGACTTTTTTACAAGGATTAATGCATATCGGACTGGAAAATTTCAGCGGCGGACGTATGGGCGATCCGGCTTCAGTAGGTATGTCCAAAAGCCTTAAGGATGCGGGCCTGACACTTGGAAGGCTCAAAACCGGAACCACTCCCCGCCTGCTCAAAGATTCCATTGATTACGACAAGCTGGAAGAACAGCGCGGTGATGATCCGCCACAACCGTTCAGTTTCCGTACCAAGGAAATCAGCCTGCCTCAGGTAAGCTGCCATATCACTTATACCAATGAAAAGGCACACGAAGCCATCCGCAGCGGCTTTGAACGCTCTCCCATGTTCACCGGAGTGATCAAAGGAACCGGAGCACGTTACTGCCCTTCTATTGAAGATAAGGTTGCCAGATTTCCTGAGAAGGACCGTCACCAGATTTTTCTTGAGCCCGAAGGCTACGACAGCCCGGAGGTATACCCAAGCGGCATCCCCACCAGCCTTCCGCTGGATGTACAAAAACGCATGATACATTCCATCGAAGGTTTGGAGCAGGCTCAGATTGTCCGCCCGGGCTACGCCATTGAATACGATTTCGTACCGCCTACCCAGTTATTGCCGACCCTTGAAACCAAGGTTCTTCCCGGCCTCTATCTGGCAGGCCAGATCAACGGGACTTCCGGTTACGAAGAAGCTGCAGCACAGGGACTCTGGGCAGCCTGCAACGCATTCTGCAAACTGACCGGACGCGACCCCTTCCTGCTTTCCCGCGATCAGGCATACATTGCCGTTCTGGTTGACGACCTCGTCACCAAGGGAACACTTGAGCCATACCGCATGTTCACTTCCCGTGCGGAATACAGACTGCTGCTTCGTGAAGGTAACGCAGACCTGCGCCTTACAGAAATCGGCCGAGAACTTGGACTGGTCAAAGATGACCACTGGGCGCTTTATTCCGCCAAGAAAAAAGGACTTGATGAAGTTCTGGCTATGATGAACTCCACCCAGATCAAACCGGATCAGCCGACCCGTGAAATAATCACCAAGATCGGCGGGACAGTTCCTAACAAATCTGTGCCCCTTGCGGCAGTGCTGCGCCAGCCGGAACTTTCAATCACAGATATGATCCATTTCAAGCCTGAGATTGAAAACTATGCAGACGACATCATAGCAGAAGCGGAAACCCAGATTAAATATGAGGGCTACCTTGTTCGTCAGCAGGAGCTGGTTGATAAATTCCGCAAAATGGAATCCGTATCACTGCCTGAAGATATTGATTACTCCGCAGTAGCAGGACTGACCCGTGAAGCAGTTGAAAAACTCACAGAGGTCCGTCCTCTTACTCTCGGACAGGCCAGCAGAATTTCCGGGATTACTCCGGCTGCGGTATCTTCAATTGAGATTCACCTAAAAAAAATCGGCGCCATTTAA
- a CDS encoding M20 family metallo-hydrolase, with protein MPTQLLSKIDDMKDAALDLHAKLVAIPAIGPTNNGTGEKAKADFLTEYLKENGFGEVKSYNAPDDRVECGYRPNLVTVIPGQDRSRTLWIISHMDVVPVGDLSLWDTDPFKMVQDGDTIYGRGVEDNHQGLVSSVIAAKALLDSGLTPGINIGLIFVSDEETGSHYGLEYIVKEHEDLFKKNDLFLVPDSGEPDSALVEIAEKSSVWFKVTVEGKQCHASTPEQGVNSLVAAAAMIMEVPELKYHFDEEDELFSPPFSTFEPTKKEANVENINTIPGKDVFYIDCRVLPTYDLKEVIDQVKGMGLYVAEEYGVKVTVEVESESQAAPPTPADAEIVEKVVDAVKEVYGVDARAGGIGGGTVAAHLRERGYQTVVWSTLLHQAHQPNEKGSISNTLNDAKVMALLPF; from the coding sequence ATGCCTACTCAGCTTCTTTCAAAAATTGACGACATGAAAGACGCAGCTCTCGACCTCCACGCCAAGCTGGTTGCCATTCCTGCCATAGGTCCCACCAACAATGGAACCGGGGAAAAGGCCAAAGCGGACTTCCTGACCGAATACCTTAAAGAAAACGGATTCGGCGAAGTCAAATCATACAATGCGCCGGATGATAGAGTTGAGTGCGGTTACAGACCCAATCTGGTTACTGTAATTCCCGGTCAGGATCGTTCCAGAACCCTCTGGATCATTTCCCATATGGATGTTGTTCCTGTAGGAGATCTCAGCCTCTGGGATACTGATCCGTTTAAAATGGTACAGGATGGTGACACAATTTACGGGCGCGGTGTGGAAGACAACCATCAGGGTTTGGTGAGTTCCGTTATTGCTGCAAAAGCCCTGCTTGATTCCGGTCTGACCCCGGGTATCAATATCGGACTCATCTTCGTTTCCGATGAAGAAACAGGTTCTCATTACGGCCTTGAATACATCGTCAAAGAACACGAAGACCTGTTCAAGAAAAACGACCTTTTCCTCGTTCCTGATTCCGGCGAACCGGATTCAGCACTGGTTGAAATTGCGGAAAAATCATCCGTATGGTTCAAGGTGACAGTGGAAGGCAAACAGTGCCACGCATCCACTCCCGAACAGGGTGTGAACTCTCTTGTAGCTGCTGCCGCAATGATCATGGAAGTGCCGGAACTGAAATATCATTTTGATGAAGAAGACGAACTTTTCTCCCCGCCCTTCTCCACTTTCGAGCCTACTAAAAAAGAGGCCAACGTTGAGAACATCAACACCATTCCGGGCAAAGATGTTTTCTACATCGACTGCCGTGTGCTGCCCACTTACGACCTGAAAGAAGTAATTGATCAGGTCAAAGGCATGGGTCTTTACGTTGCCGAAGAGTACGGCGTAAAAGTCACAGTGGAAGTTGAAAGCGAAAGTCAGGCTGCACCGCCTACCCCGGCTGATGCCGAGATCGTGGAAAAAGTTGTCGATGCCGTTAAGGAAGTTTATGGCGTTGATGCCAGAGCCGGCGGAATCGGCGGCGGAACAGTTGCTGCCCACCTGCGCGAGCGCGGCTACCAGACAGTTGTCTGGTCCACCCTGCTGCATCAGGCCCACCAGCCCAATGAAAAAGGTTCCATCAGCAACACTCTCAATGATGCGAAAGTAATGGCACTTCTGCCTTTCTAG
- the prfB gene encoding peptide chain release factor 2 (programmed frameshift), producing the protein MLQFSDLRSKALTCIQKYESLWGRLDHAQSKERLEEIEHDLSKPGAWDKPDALTPVLREKSMLEEKVTSYDNLTSSKDDVEEWLMMASEDQDQEILEALSENVEKLAKLVEQTELAALLSGPEDKSTAILEIHPGAGGIESQDWAEMLLRMYLRWADKRNWKTSYLDYQPDDEAGIKSVTLRIEGLYAYGFLKGEAGIHRLIRISPFDASGRRHTSFASVDVYPEISQDIEIEVKDEDIRLDVFRASGPGGQHVNKTNSAVRITHLPTNIVVQCQNEKSQLKNKETAMKVLKSRLYEQELKRQEESKRADYATKDSIGFGSQIRTYTLQPYRLVKDHRCGAEDGNVEAVLDGELDGLIRKFMLDAYGGENER; encoded by the exons ATGCTTCAATTTTCAGACCTCAGATCCAAGGCCTTAACCTGCATACAAAAATATGAATCCCTCTGGGGGCGTCTT GACCACGCTCAAAGCAAGGAAAGGCTTGAAGAGATAGAACACGACCTGAGCAAGCCCGGTGCATGGGATAAACCGGACGCACTGACTCCGGTCCTGCGCGAGAAATCCATGCTGGAAGAAAAAGTCACATCATACGACAATCTTACTTCCAGCAAAGACGATGTTGAAGAATGGCTGATGATGGCCTCTGAGGATCAGGATCAGGAAATCCTCGAAGCCCTTTCAGAGAACGTTGAAAAGCTTGCCAAGCTTGTGGAACAGACTGAGCTTGCCGCCCTGCTTTCCGGGCCGGAAGATAAAAGTACAGCCATTCTTGAGATTCACCCCGGTGCCGGTGGAATTGAGTCACAGGATTGGGCCGAAATGCTCCTGCGCATGTATCTTCGCTGGGCAGACAAACGGAACTGGAAAACCAGTTATCTGGACTACCAGCCTGACGATGAAGCAGGTATCAAGAGTGTAACCCTTCGCATTGAAGGACTTTACGCCTATGGTTTTCTCAAAGGTGAAGCCGGTATCCATCGTTTGATCCGTATTTCTCCTTTTGATGCTTCCGGCAGAAGGCATACTTCGTTTGCTTCAGTAGACGTTTATCCTGAAATTTCACAGGACATCGAAATTGAAGTAAAAGACGAAGATATCCGGCTTGACGTTTTCAGGGCCAGCGGTCCCGGAGGGCAGCACGTCAACAAGACCAACTCTGCGGTACGCATTACCCATCTGCCCACAAATATTGTTGTTCAGTGCCAGAATGAAAAGTCACAGCTGAAAAACAAAGAAACCGCAATGAAAGTCCTCAAGTCCCGACTCTACGAGCAGGAACTGAAGAGGCAGGAAGAAAGCAAGAGAGCTGACTATGCCACCAAGGATTCTATCGGATTCGGCAGTCAGATCAGGACATACACTCTGCAACCTTACCGACTGGTCAAAGACCATCGCTGCGGAGCCGAAGACGGAAATGTCGAAGCGGTTCTGGACGGTGAACTCGATGGTCTGATCAGGAAATTCATGCTTGACGCATACGGCGGAGAAAATGAGCGCTGA
- a CDS encoding MinD/ParA family protein: MINANKTLSLAIMSGKGGVGKTNLSLNLSYALNTGGNSLLLMDCDLGLANLDVLLGISPESNMQDLLTSGAKPSDIVIPIEQGKKFDILPAASGVPELVEMDEDMQDLLFSKITELVGGYQYLVLDLGAGINGTVLSFAAMTQMRIVVITPEPTSLTDSYALIKVLHSQHNVSDFNIVVNQATNEKEARETFNRLNMACEKFLNIKLKNMGYVRYDPAVTEAVRRQIPFIKYAPKSEASRDILNIAVKIQKIRMENMGRLSERPVMKKFPTLDD; encoded by the coding sequence ATGATCAACGCCAATAAAACATTAAGCCTTGCTATCATGAGCGGTAAGGGCGGAGTCGGTAAAACCAACCTATCCCTTAATCTTTCCTATGCCTTGAATACCGGAGGCAACAGCCTGCTGCTCATGGACTGCGACCTCGGACTGGCAAACCTGGACGTTCTGCTGGGGATTTCCCCTGAATCAAACATGCAGGATCTCCTGACCAGCGGTGCCAAGCCATCTGATATTGTAATCCCTATTGAACAGGGAAAGAAATTCGACATCCTGCCCGCAGCTTCCGGTGTGCCTGAACTGGTCGAAATGGATGAAGACATGCAGGATCTGCTGTTCAGTAAAATAACTGAACTTGTCGGCGGATATCAGTATCTGGTGCTCGACCTCGGAGCCGGAATCAACGGAACAGTACTCTCTTTCGCTGCCATGACACAGATGAGAATTGTGGTAATTACCCCGGAACCGACATCACTGACAGACAGTTACGCACTGATCAAGGTTCTGCATTCTCAGCATAATGTCAGCGATTTCAATATAGTAGTCAATCAGGCTACGAATGAGAAAGAAGCACGGGAGACTTTTAACCGCTTAAATATGGCCTGCGAAAAATTTCTTAATATTAAGTTGAAAAATATGGGTTATGTGCGCTATGATCCTGCAGTAACAGAAGCTGTAAGACGGCAGATTCCTTTTATTAAGTATGCTCCTAAATCTGAAGCAAGCCGCGATATCCTGAATATTGCTGTAAAAATTCAGAAGATCAGAATGGAAAATATGGGTAGACTCAGTGAAAGACCTGTCATGAAAAAATTTCCTACACTGGACGACTAA
- a CDS encoding GGDEF domain-containing protein encodes MSAEYIAENEASLLEELISVRDRFCNEKEVCHTHECPEGLAVLRLCPGMTLKAWEILAERHGLNDWMTVPLDRNMAPHLNHVQSVLQELSYKTEHDPLTGLSNRRVFERTLDQEIERTRRSKTPLTLAILDLDNFKKINDTWGHLKGDEVLIDFADLLSQNSRRYDLVARIGGEEFAIILSGVGLVKAKQLLERLLDKVRGLTFAKPGSNETFSITCSAGISCFKGMVEVEMHELISKADKALYEAKESGKDQVCSADILDFETVTKETLVHANEKKFLFTGS; translated from the coding sequence ATGAGCGCTGAGTACATCGCTGAAAATGAAGCCAGCCTTCTCGAAGAGCTTATTTCCGTGCGAGACAGATTCTGTAATGAAAAAGAAGTCTGCCACACGCACGAGTGCCCGGAAGGACTTGCCGTTTTACGGCTCTGTCCGGGCATGACTCTCAAGGCTTGGGAAATTCTTGCGGAAAGGCACGGTTTAAATGATTGGATGACCGTTCCTCTTGACCGGAACATGGCCCCGCATCTTAACCATGTGCAATCTGTTCTTCAGGAACTCTCCTACAAGACAGAACATGATCCTCTTACAGGACTCTCCAACCGACGGGTCTTTGAAAGAACCCTTGATCAGGAAATTGAAAGGACTAGAAGGAGCAAGACTCCTCTTACTCTGGCTATTCTTGATCTGGATAATTTCAAAAAAATTAACGATACGTGGGGACACCTGAAAGGAGATGAAGTCTTAATTGATTTTGCAGATCTCCTTTCTCAGAACTCACGCCGCTATGACCTTGTTGCCCGAATCGGAGGAGAAGAATTCGCAATCATCCTTTCAGGTGTGGGCCTTGTAAAGGCCAAACAACTACTGGAAAGATTGCTGGATAAAGTGCGCGGACTGACTTTTGCCAAGCCGGGGAGCAATGAAACTTTTTCAATAACCTGCTCCGCCGGAATTTCCTGCTTTAAAGGTATGGTGGAAGTTGAAATGCATGAACTGATCAGCAAGGCTGACAAGGCTCTGTATGAAGCCAAAGAGTCCGGTAAGGATCAGGTTTGCTCAGCTGATATTCTTGATTTTGAAACAGTGACCAAGGAAACCCTTGTACACGCCAATGAGAAGAAATTCTTATTCACGGGAAGCTGA
- a CDS encoding PxxKW family cysteine-rich protein — protein MAKKNARVHALEGAEMTAEGLSYKGVILETVVEQCDGCERAVDFEGKNYCPSYAQPAKKWSHSVCNFATHVRAGVDKEGKVKVNPLKASKRAARGR, from the coding sequence ATGGCTAAAAAGAATGCAAGAGTACACGCACTCGAAGGTGCAGAAATGACTGCTGAAGGTCTTTCCTACAAAGGCGTAATTCTCGAAACCGTTGTTGAACAGTGTGACGGTTGTGAACGCGCAGTTGATTTCGAAGGTAAAAACTACTGCCCCAGCTACGCTCAGCCCGCTAAAAAGTGGTCCCACAGCGTATGTAACTTCGCAACTCACGTGCGTGCCGGTGTTGACAAAGAAGGTAAAGTTAAAGTTAACCCGCTTAAAGCATCCAAGCGTGCTGCACGCGGTCGCTAG
- a CDS encoding hemolysin family protein: protein MDDGSEGRLWAKMVNIFKKSDSPLEEHILEASEDGEIKEEVVSMLLNVLELKDTEAHEIMIPRTDMIGVEVSSSLSDVAEEIIEHGHSRIPVFKETKDRIVGILHAKDIIAPLLRGKTDTPLEDIMRKPFFASEHIKVKTLLTEFQTGRIHLAILQDEYGGTSGLITMEDVLEEIVGDISDEHDADRPSDFNELENGKFLISGRVPLTEVSERLNLSLDSEHVESIGGYISELTGRIPHVGEFINISGYKFTVHEGDAKQIISILIDPPTGN, encoded by the coding sequence TTGGACGACGGTTCTGAAGGCCGATTGTGGGCCAAAATGGTCAATATTTTCAAAAAATCAGACTCTCCCCTTGAAGAGCACATCCTCGAAGCAAGTGAAGACGGCGAAATCAAAGAAGAAGTCGTTTCCATGCTGCTCAATGTTCTTGAACTCAAGGACACCGAAGCCCATGAAATAATGATTCCCCGAACAGATATGATCGGCGTTGAAGTAAGCAGCAGCCTGTCTGATGTTGCCGAAGAAATCATTGAACACGGGCATTCACGTATTCCGGTATTTAAAGAGACCAAAGACCGCATCGTGGGGATTCTCCACGCCAAAGATATCATAGCCCCTTTACTTAGAGGGAAGACCGATACACCGCTTGAAGACATAATGCGGAAGCCTTTCTTTGCGTCTGAACACATAAAAGTAAAGACACTGCTTACGGAATTTCAAACCGGACGTATACACTTGGCTATCCTGCAGGATGAATATGGTGGAACCTCAGGGTTGATCACCATGGAAGATGTTCTTGAAGAAATTGTAGGTGACATTTCAGACGAACATGATGCTGACCGTCCCTCTGACTTTAATGAATTGGAGAACGGCAAATTCCTCATCTCCGGCAGGGTTCCGCTTACCGAAGTATCCGAAAGACTCAACTTAAGCCTGGACTCAGAACATGTTGAATCAATTGGTGGATACATATCTGAATTGACAGGAAGAATTCCCCACGTAGGAGAATTCATCAATATTTCTGGCTATAAATTTACCGTCCATGAAGGTGATGCCAAGCAGATAATTTCAATCCTGATAGACCCGCCAACCGGTAACTAG
- a CDS encoding amidohydrolase family protein codes for MQPNKCDLIIKGSYILTQNEERELIKDGAVAVSGKTISAVGKRADIEKEWLANETIDCGKSVILPGLINSHTHVPMTLMRGVADDLPLLEWLHNYMFPIESGLTKDLVELGARLGCAEMVASGTTAILDGYMYEDVVGKAVDETGMKAVLGEGFFKFPSPFFKTAQDAWDVIEELHNQFANHDRIKTAVTPHAVFTTDPDQLAESMKLAERLDLLWQIHAAESVPETKLTLETFGKRPIEILKEYGLLKQRTRLHHCVDVTDEEIGWIKDAGTMIAHNPQSNLKLGSGICPLTKFIDAGITTGLGTDGAASNNNLDMFDEMRTAAMLQKGFLQDPEAMPAQKILDMATLSGAEFLGFDDCGAIKSGMKADIIAIDMDKMHLKPVYNPLSHVIYSAGGQDVCLTICDGSVLYRDGKFQTADVETISREAEKAVEWALKRLKNR; via the coding sequence ATGCAGCCGAACAAATGTGATTTGATCATTAAGGGATCTTACATTCTAACCCAGAATGAAGAACGTGAGCTGATTAAAGATGGTGCTGTTGCGGTCAGTGGTAAGACAATTTCCGCTGTGGGCAAGAGAGCTGATATTGAGAAGGAATGGCTTGCCAATGAAACCATTGATTGCGGCAAATCCGTTATCCTTCCCGGCCTGATCAACTCACACACCCACGTGCCCATGACACTCATGCGTGGTGTGGCAGACGATCTGCCCCTACTGGAATGGCTCCATAATTATATGTTCCCCATCGAATCGGGGCTGACCAAGGATCTGGTTGAACTGGGAGCTCGGCTTGGTTGCGCTGAAATGGTTGCCAGCGGAACCACTGCCATATTGGACGGCTACATGTATGAGGATGTGGTCGGCAAGGCAGTTGATGAAACCGGTATGAAAGCTGTGCTCGGGGAAGGTTTTTTCAAATTCCCCTCGCCTTTTTTCAAGACAGCGCAAGATGCATGGGATGTGATTGAAGAACTGCACAATCAATTTGCCAACCATGATCGCATTAAAACTGCGGTTACACCTCACGCTGTATTCACTACCGATCCTGATCAACTGGCAGAAAGCATGAAACTTGCCGAACGGCTGGACCTGCTCTGGCAGATTCATGCAGCGGAATCCGTACCGGAAACCAAACTTACACTGGAGACTTTCGGCAAACGGCCCATTGAAATTCTTAAAGAATACGGTTTGCTGAAACAGCGAACCCGACTACATCACTGTGTTGACGTTACTGACGAAGAGATTGGCTGGATTAAAGACGCCGGAACAATGATTGCCCACAATCCTCAATCAAACCTTAAACTGGGATCAGGCATCTGCCCGCTGACCAAATTTATTGATGCCGGAATAACAACCGGACTGGGCACAGACGGGGCAGCCAGCAATAACAATCTAGACATGTTCGATGAAATGCGCACAGCGGCCATGCTCCAAAAAGGTTTTCTACAGGACCCGGAAGCCATGCCTGCACAGAAAATTCTTGATATGGCAACACTTTCGGGAGCTGAATTTTTAGGTTTTGATGACTGCGGGGCAATTAAATCGGGAATGAAAGCGGACATCATTGCTATAGATATGGACAAGATGCACCTTAAACCTGTATACAACCCCCTCTCGCACGTTATTTACTCAGCCGGAGGACAGGATGTATGCCTGACCATCTGCGATGGCAGTGTTCTCTACCGGGATGGTAAATTTCAAACCGCTGATGTGGAAACTATTTCACGAGAAGCGGAAAAGGCGGTAGAATGGGCCTTAAAGCGGCTTAAAAACCGCTAA
- the lnt gene encoding apolipoprotein N-acyltransferase: MHPAVPLLIAMLSAGLGYANPLLHLPAAILAFPLALGMIAFSGISPRKALKQGWIAGSLAALACMYWIAYPVGVYGGLSWALAIPCPILIAMLIGAYYGIYTYILNYAARCLSPFALCIFSGVLWTSMETAQGYLFSGFPWMTLSSALAFRPEWIQGAAFIGSYGLSGLLVSVATAILCWKISHPAKIWTIAIVALIIILGGMRTTPEQFSNLVKTGDTSIGLIQGNIDQAKKWDAKYKKTTFEKYIRLSKQVMHKTDLVLWPETAMPFYLQDGGIMRAEIMNFASETKTPILTGAPGYILHSKGDFSLYNRAYLISPDKKYMDWYDKSHLVPFGEYIPFKEYLPLGKLVQGAGDFIPGSDASPLKSGDLAMGMLICYEGIFPELAQERVEKGANILINISNDAWYGDTSAPRQHLNLVTMRAVEQGRYMLRGTNTGISACIDPLGRISHATGLFVDAAVAAEAELMSGTTFYHANYQAVTISPQVLTMLGLIWIIINRRKNQTGIQI; the protein is encoded by the coding sequence ATGCACCCAGCTGTTCCTCTTCTTATTGCAATGCTGTCTGCGGGGCTTGGCTATGCCAATCCCCTCCTCCATCTCCCTGCCGCTATTCTTGCTTTTCCGCTGGCTCTGGGAATGATTGCCTTCTCGGGAATTTCCCCACGCAAAGCCTTGAAGCAGGGCTGGATTGCCGGTTCACTGGCAGCCTTGGCCTGTATGTACTGGATTGCCTATCCCGTAGGGGTTTATGGTGGCCTTTCATGGGCACTGGCAATTCCATGCCCCATATTGATAGCCATGCTGATAGGAGCATACTACGGCATCTACACTTATATACTGAACTATGCAGCCCGGTGCTTATCTCCCTTTGCGCTCTGTATTTTCAGCGGAGTACTCTGGACCAGCATGGAAACAGCACAGGGCTATCTGTTTTCAGGATTCCCGTGGATGACACTATCCTCCGCTCTGGCTTTCAGGCCGGAATGGATTCAAGGAGCAGCTTTTATCGGATCATATGGGCTTTCAGGCCTGCTGGTATCTGTGGCAACGGCAATCTTGTGCTGGAAAATTTCACACCCTGCTAAAATATGGACTATCGCTATTGTCGCATTGATAATTATCCTCGGCGGCATGCGCACCACACCGGAACAATTTTCTAATCTGGTAAAAACCGGAGACACTTCCATCGGCCTGATTCAAGGTAATATCGATCAGGCAAAGAAATGGGATGCAAAGTATAAAAAAACAACTTTCGAAAAATATATCCGCTTAAGCAAGCAGGTAATGCATAAAACCGATCTTGTGCTCTGGCCGGAAACCGCCATGCCCTTTTATCTTCAGGACGGCGGCATAATGCGTGCGGAAATTATGAATTTCGCATCCGAAACCAAAACCCCGATCCTTACAGGCGCACCCGGTTACATTCTGCATAGCAAAGGTGATTTTTCACTCTACAACAGGGCCTATCTTATCTCTCCGGATAAAAAATACATGGACTGGTACGACAAGTCGCATCTGGTTCCTTTCGGTGAATACATCCCCTTCAAAGAGTATCTGCCGCTAGGCAAACTGGTGCAGGGCGCAGGGGACTTTATCCCCGGATCCGATGCATCTCCGCTTAAAAGCGGCGACCTTGCTATGGGTATGCTCATTTGCTATGAAGGTATCTTTCCGGAACTGGCACAGGAAAGAGTAGAAAAAGGTGCCAACATACTGATAAACATCAGTAATGATGCATGGTACGGAGACACATCAGCTCCGCGTCAACACCTTAATCTGGTGACTATGCGGGCTGTGGAACAGGGACGCTATATGCTCCGGGGAACCAATACCGGAATATCCGCCTGCATTGACCCGCTGGGAAGAATCAGTCATGCAACCGGACTCTTTGTAGATGCGGCAGTGGCTGCAGAAGCCGAACTGATGAGCGGTACTACTTTTTACCATGCAAACTACCAAGCAGTAACCATCTCCCCGCAGGTGCTGACCATGCTTGGTCTAATATGGATAATTATTAACCGTCGTAAAAATCAGACGGGAATTCAAATATAA
- the mtnP gene encoding S-methyl-5'-thioadenosine phosphorylase: MAVIGIIGGSGLDNPDILKDAKDSEVSNKWGSPSSPIKSGTIAGKEVHIIGRHGREHTIPPTYVNNRANIQALKDLGCDCILATTAVGSLREEIDRGHLVIIDQFIDFTRKRELTFFESFEPHAPAHTPMAEPFDADLRAKMTAACKELGVTVHDKGTVVTIEGPRFSTRAESHMFRAWGADIINMSTAPEAILANEAGIPYAAVAMSTDYDCWKTDEAPVTWDDILAIFKANAENVTSMLIKTIENI, from the coding sequence ATGGCAGTAATCGGAATCATCGGCGGCAGCGGACTCGACAATCCTGACATTCTGAAAGACGCAAAGGACTCGGAAGTTTCTAACAAGTGGGGTTCCCCCAGCTCGCCTATCAAATCCGGAACCATTGCCGGAAAAGAAGTCCACATCATAGGCCGTCACGGACGCGAGCATACAATCCCCCCGACATACGTAAATAACCGCGCAAACATTCAAGCGCTTAAAGATCTAGGCTGCGACTGCATTCTTGCCACCACCGCAGTAGGATCATTGCGTGAAGAAATTGACCGCGGACACTTGGTCATCATCGATCAGTTCATTGATTTCACCCGCAAGCGTGAACTTACATTTTTTGAAAGCTTTGAACCGCACGCCCCGGCCCATACTCCCATGGCTGAACCTTTTGATGCCGACCTGCGTGCTAAAATGACCGCAGCTTGCAAAGAACTCGGCGTTACCGTTCACGACAAAGGAACAGTAGTCACCATCGAAGGACCGCGCTTTTCCACCCGCGCAGAATCGCACATGTTCCGCGCATGGGGTGCAGACATTATCAATATGTCTACTGCTCCTGAAGCAATCCTTGCCAACGAAGCAGGTATTCCCTACGCCGCGGTTGCTATGTCCACCGACTACGACTGCTGGAAAACCGACGAAGCACCCGTCACATGGGATGATATTCTGGCAATTTTCAAAGCAAATGCCGAGAACGTAACTTCCATGCTGATTAAGACTATTGAAAATATTTAG